Part of the Bacillus mycoides genome is shown below.
CAAAACCAATATTGGATGAACAAACTATGGCTAGATTAAGAGAAAAAGGAATAGAATTTGATCCTAAATTATTGCAACAAGTTGATAAAGATGGAGAATATGTTTACAAGACGAGTATTTGTAATAATGTAGAGGTATTAACAGATGATTCTAACATAATTAAACTCAATAATTATAATTTAAATAAAATGGAAATAAGACAAATTAAAGCGGCAATCAAAGACATAGAAAGTAGCGGCGGAGGAATAAGATAATGAATAATTTGAAGCAAGGTATATTAGAGATTAATAAAGATTTAATAGCTCCTAATCTTAACCTGAGCGAAGTTATTATGAAATTTAATAAAGATGATATTGAAATAATGAAAATAGATGATGTAACTACAGTTGTAGGAATATTATCCCCAACCAAAATAGGAACCAAAAATTTCAGAGTAGAAATCTTTTTTAAAAACGAAATAATTTGGTCTATTGATCTTAGAATAGATGATCCAGAGATAGACGAACCAATTATGAATGAGCATGATTTTTGGCGATATGTAGCTGAACAAAGAGAATGGCTTATTGAGGAATTAGGAAAAAGTGATGGGATACGTGATGATATTACGTTTGAGTGGGGAAAAATAGGTCCTTGGTTTGATCCGAGATCATTTGGAGCAGGTATAAGTATAATATATTTTCAAAAGTAACAGTATGATGATTGAATAGAGATGACCTCGGTATTGAGGTATTATCCCCTCATAGTAGACAGTTGAAAGAAAGTTACTGTTTATTATGGAGGGGATTTTTGATGGGGGAAATTAGAAGAACTTTTTCGATTGATTTTAAAATGAGAGTTATTGAAATGTACTTACATAGAGGAATGGGCAGCATCTTTAAAAGAAACACCTCCCAAAGAAGTAACAGTTGATGTTGAAATAATTTATTCTGGAAATGATATGCGCCCAAAGGAATTTATAGTTAATTATTCTATTGATGATAAATGGGGATTTGAAGTTATTGAGAATTAATGTAAGGAGTGAAAAGGTAGTATGAAAGAATTTGAAGATAAGTTTTATGGAGCTATTGAATATATAGAAAATGATCCATCAAAGTTAATGATTCCAAGGTGGGAAGCTAATGCCGATAATTATCCATTTACTGCAAGAGGGTTCACAGGAAGTAAAAATATTGTATTACCGGAATTTTCATATGAGAGGGGTTATACAAGAGCTTTCCAAGATGGAGATATATTGAATATTATAGATTCAGAAACTGGCAATGTAGCAACAAAACTTGAATTTAATGAAGAATTGGGATGGATTATAGTT
Proteins encoded:
- a CDS encoding DNA/RNA non-specific endonuclease encodes the protein MKCTYIEEWAASLKETPPKEVTVDVEIIYSGNDMRPKEFIVNYSIDDKWGFEVIEN